One window from the genome of Acinetobacter sp. ANC 7912 encodes:
- the hisIE gene encoding bifunctional phosphoribosyl-AMP cyclohydrolase/phosphoribosyl-ATP diphosphatase HisIE: MNNLQWLDEVKFNEQGLVPAIAQHHQTGRVLMVAWMNREALALTAEKNQAVYFSRSRNKLWHKGEESGHFQTVHEIRLDCDADVIILQIEQHGGIACHTGRESCFYRKLTPNGWEIVDAQIKDPVAIYGEKSKNPHTLAMNASNAKSEQVEVLSYLGKMMADRKKADPDSSYVAKLYHKGLNKILEKVGEESVETIIAAKDFKFEANEDNKNDLIYEVADLWFHTIVMLGYFDLDPQLVLNELARRQGLSGLVEKANRQH; encoded by the coding sequence ATGAATAACCTGCAATGGCTCGATGAAGTAAAATTTAACGAACAAGGTCTGGTACCTGCCATTGCTCAGCATCATCAAACTGGTCGCGTATTGATGGTAGCGTGGATGAACCGTGAAGCACTGGCATTGACTGCAGAGAAGAATCAGGCCGTGTATTTCTCACGTTCTCGCAACAAGTTATGGCATAAGGGCGAAGAATCTGGTCATTTCCAGACCGTACATGAAATCCGTCTGGACTGTGATGCGGATGTGATCATTTTACAAATCGAACAGCATGGTGGTATTGCCTGCCATACCGGTCGTGAATCCTGCTTCTACCGCAAATTGACACCGAATGGCTGGGAAATTGTCGATGCACAAATCAAGGATCCAGTAGCAATCTACGGCGAAAAATCAAAAAATCCGCATACCCTTGCCATGAATGCTTCTAATGCCAAATCAGAACAGGTCGAAGTACTGTCTTATCTGGGTAAAATGATGGCAGACCGTAAAAAAGCTGATCCGGATTCTTCTTATGTCGCTAAGCTGTATCACAAAGGCCTGAATAAAATTCTGGAAAAAGTTGGTGAAGAAAGTGTTGAAACCATCATTGCTGCCAAAGATTTCAAATTTGAAGCCAATGAAGACAACAAAAATGACCTGATCTACGAAGTGGCAGACTTGTGGTTCCATACCATCGTAATGCTGGGTTACTTCGACCTGGATCCACAACTGGTACTGAATGAACTGGCACGCCGTCAGGGTCTGTCCGGTCTGGTTGAAAAAGCCAACCGTCAGCACTAA
- the ettA gene encoding energy-dependent translational throttle protein EttA → MAQYIYTMNRVSKMVPPKREILKDISLSFFPGAKIGVLGLNGAGKSTLLRIMAGVDKDFSGEARAQPGIKIGYLEQEPPLDPTKDVRGNVEDGVREALDALERLDQVFAEYADPDADFDALAKEQEKLEAIIQTWDAHNLNNQLEQAAAALNLPAWDADVTKLSGGERRRVALCRLLLSKPDMLLLDEPTNHLDAESVSWLERFLKDFPGTIVAITHDRYFLDNVAEWILELDRGHGIPYQGNYSSWLEQKNARLEQEQKQEESFAKALKKELEWVRANAKGQQKKNKARMERFEELNSREFQQRNETSEIYIPPGPRLGNKVVEVENISKSFGDRLLYKDLSFSVPPAAIVGIVGPNGAGKTTLFRMMTGEQQPDTGTVTLGDSVKVAYVGQIRDTLDDNKTVWEEVSGGLDILKVGDYEIASRAYIGRFNFKGQDQQKRVGELSGGERNRLQLAKILQQGANVILLDEPSNDLDVETLRALEDAILVFPGTVMVVSHDRWFLDRIATHILSFEDETPEFFTGNYTEFEEYRRKKYGDDLAIKRQKYRKIGG, encoded by the coding sequence GTGGCCCAATATATTTACACGATGAACCGTGTGTCTAAGATGGTTCCGCCGAAGCGCGAAATCTTGAAAGACATCTCTTTATCATTTTTCCCAGGTGCCAAAATTGGTGTACTTGGTCTAAACGGTGCAGGTAAATCGACCTTGCTTCGTATTATGGCGGGCGTAGATAAAGATTTCTCTGGTGAAGCACGTGCACAGCCGGGTATCAAAATCGGCTACCTTGAACAAGAACCACCACTGGATCCAACTAAAGATGTCCGTGGTAACGTTGAAGATGGCGTGCGTGAAGCACTAGACGCGCTTGAACGTCTGGATCAGGTCTTTGCTGAATATGCAGATCCAGATGCTGACTTTGATGCTTTGGCAAAAGAGCAGGAAAAACTGGAAGCGATTATCCAGACTTGGGATGCGCACAACCTGAATAACCAGCTGGAACAGGCTGCGGCAGCACTAAACCTGCCAGCTTGGGATGCAGACGTGACCAAACTATCTGGTGGTGAACGCCGTCGTGTGGCACTGTGCCGTTTGTTACTGTCTAAACCGGACATGTTGCTTCTGGACGAACCAACGAACCACTTGGATGCAGAATCTGTATCTTGGCTGGAACGCTTCCTGAAAGATTTCCCAGGCACAATTGTGGCGATTACCCACGACCGTTACTTCCTGGATAACGTAGCTGAGTGGATTCTGGAGCTTGACCGTGGACATGGTATTCCTTACCAAGGCAACTATTCTTCTTGGCTGGAACAAAAAAATGCCCGTTTAGAGCAAGAACAGAAGCAGGAAGAATCTTTTGCTAAAGCATTGAAAAAAGAACTTGAATGGGTTCGTGCCAATGCCAAAGGCCAGCAAAAGAAAAACAAGGCGCGTATGGAGCGCTTTGAAGAGCTTAACTCTCGCGAATTCCAGCAACGTAACGAAACTTCTGAAATCTATATTCCACCTGGTCCACGTCTGGGTAACAAGGTAGTTGAAGTTGAAAACATCAGCAAATCTTTCGGCGACCGTCTGCTGTATAAAGATTTGTCTTTCAGCGTACCACCAGCTGCAATTGTCGGTATCGTGGGTCCAAACGGTGCGGGTAAAACTACGCTATTCCGTATGATGACTGGTGAACAGCAACCAGATACCGGTACGGTAACTCTAGGTGACTCTGTAAAAGTGGCGTATGTTGGCCAGATCCGTGACACACTGGATGATAACAAAACCGTTTGGGAAGAAGTGTCTGGCGGTCTGGATATCCTGAAAGTGGGTGATTACGAAATTGCCTCTCGTGCCTATATCGGTCGCTTTAACTTCAAAGGTCAGGATCAGCAAAAACGTGTAGGCGAATTGTCTGGTGGTGAGCGTAACCGTCTGCAATTGGCGAAAATCCTGCAACAGGGTGCAAACGTGATCCTGCTGGATGAACCATCAAACGACTTGGATGTAGAAACTCTACGTGCACTGGAAGATGCGATTCTGGTCTTCCCAGGTACCGTGATGGTGGTATCGCACGACCGTTGGTTCCTGGACCGTATTGCGACACACATCCTGTCATTTGAAGATGAAACTCCAGAATTCTTCACTGGTAACTATACTGAGTTTGAAGAATACCGCCGTAAGAAATATGGTGATGATCTGGCAATCAAACGTCAGAAATATCGCAAAATTGGTGGCTAA
- a CDS encoding AAA family ATPase, with protein sequence MQVESIQLKHSLHFSDIKLEFHYHKLPVTLILGDQGSGKTALLRHLYQALTWFAARYRDLRTAGVVMLDQDIMQHRLQSKIDIKVRFPEEIGSFPESSDQQTVSTQECSWQLYKTLNSQGVGLSKAETTQLEAMISLYQKALAKDPILGLPLIAYYPAERFVNEINLLSKNNPAIFQASHAYEVAAIPFTTFTRFFEWFREISDIENAQSAQILEQILNHASQQEKKHNLDELAKHIEHAQIQVNTPSLNSLREALAIVLPEVTNLYLQYQPKIQLMVTYQGRTQTLQQLPNSIRNWIALIGDIVRRLCLLNPKSLFPCKEGNGILMIDGIDHQLDQDMSAVILSRLNQAFPGLQIVATGNRPELLEQAAEFQCLQLEDQQLYAIQPDNIQHQFEQLYAELGLDATEEELEAEEHSLTEPEIEQVTPESMLQLIQQQLDENQQQELLRLLSQKDSQISQPPF encoded by the coding sequence ATGCAAGTCGAATCCATACAACTGAAACACTCCCTGCACTTTTCTGATATTAAACTCGAATTTCATTATCACAAGCTGCCAGTCACGCTAATTCTGGGTGATCAGGGTAGCGGCAAAACCGCCCTGCTGCGTCATCTATATCAGGCACTGACCTGGTTTGCGGCACGTTACCGTGACCTGCGTACCGCCGGTGTGGTGATGCTGGATCAGGACATCATGCAGCACCGGCTGCAATCCAAAATTGACATCAAAGTTCGTTTCCCCGAAGAAATTGGCAGCTTTCCTGAAAGTAGCGACCAGCAAACGGTTTCCACCCAGGAATGCAGCTGGCAACTGTATAAAACCCTGAACAGCCAGGGTGTAGGACTAAGTAAAGCTGAAACCACGCAGCTCGAAGCTATGATCAGCTTGTATCAAAAAGCTTTGGCCAAAGACCCAATACTCGGTCTGCCGCTGATCGCCTATTACCCGGCAGAGCGTTTCGTCAATGAAATCAATCTGCTCAGCAAAAATAATCCCGCGATTTTCCAGGCTTCACATGCCTATGAAGTCGCGGCCATTCCCTTTACAACTTTTACCCGCTTTTTTGAATGGTTCCGGGAAATCAGTGATATTGAAAATGCCCAGAGCGCACAGATTCTGGAACAAATCCTAAACCATGCATCACAGCAGGAAAAAAAACACAATCTGGATGAACTGGCCAAACATATTGAACACGCGCAGATTCAGGTAAATACCCCGAGCCTCAACAGCTTGCGTGAAGCCTTAGCCATTGTGCTGCCGGAAGTGACCAATCTGTATCTGCAATACCAGCCGAAAATACAGCTGATGGTCACCTATCAGGGCCGTACCCAAACCTTGCAACAGTTACCGAACAGCATCCGCAACTGGATTGCCTTGATCGGGGATATCGTGCGCCGGTTATGTCTGCTCAATCCGAAAAGCCTGTTCCCTTGCAAGGAAGGTAACGGCATTTTGATGATTGATGGTATTGACCATCAGCTGGATCAGGACATGAGTGCGGTGATTCTCTCGCGTTTGAATCAGGCTTTTCCTGGGCTGCAGATTGTGGCAACCGGTAATCGTCCAGAACTGCTGGAACAGGCTGCTGAATTTCAGTGCCTGCAACTGGAAGACCAGCAACTGTATGCCATTCAACCTGACAATATTCAGCACCAGTTTGAACAACTCTATGCAGAATTGGGACTCGATGCAACGGAAGAAGAGTTGGAGGCAGAGGAACACAGCCTGACAGAACCGGAAATCGAACAGGTCACGCCTGAATCAATGTTGCAATTGATCCAGCAACAACTGGATGAAAACCAGCAGCAGGAACTGCTCCGCTTACTCAGCCAGAAAGATAGTCAGATTTCTCAGCCACCCTTTTAA
- a CDS encoding aminotransferase class I/II-fold pyridoxal phosphate-dependent enzyme — translation MTYKPETLAIHAGYTPEPTTKAVAVPIYQTTSYAFDNTQHGADLFDLKVQGNIYTRIMNPTTAVLEQRVAALEGGIGALALASGMAAITYAIQTIAEAGDNIASVSTLYGGTYNLFAHTLPKQGIEVRFFDYQNPEALRDLIDDKTKLVFVESIGNPLGNIIDLEAISKIAHEYGVPVIVDNTVATPVLQKSFDFGADIVVHSLTKYIGGHGNSIGGIIVDSGKFPWGKYPERFKALNTPDPSYHGVNYVEALGEAAYIARARVVPLRNTGAAISPQNVFLILQGLETLSLRMERHTYNALKVAEYLQQHPKVKWVNYAGLKDHPQHALAQKYVKGKPSAILTFGVEGGREGGARFIDALQLFTRLVNIGDAKSLACHPATTTHRQLNPEELKSAGVSEDMVRLSIGIEHIDDLIADLEQSLAAV, via the coding sequence ATGACTTACAAACCAGAAACTTTAGCCATTCACGCCGGTTACACCCCTGAACCAACCACCAAAGCCGTAGCAGTGCCGATTTATCAAACCACTTCTTATGCTTTTGATAATACCCAGCATGGTGCTGACCTGTTTGATCTGAAAGTTCAGGGCAATATTTATACCCGCATCATGAACCCAACCACTGCGGTACTGGAACAACGTGTTGCAGCGCTGGAAGGCGGGATTGGCGCACTGGCACTGGCCTCTGGTATGGCTGCAATTACCTACGCGATTCAGACCATTGCTGAAGCCGGCGACAATATTGCTTCGGTTTCAACTTTATATGGTGGTACTTATAACCTATTCGCACATACCCTGCCAAAACAAGGCATTGAAGTACGCTTCTTTGATTATCAGAATCCGGAAGCACTGCGTGACCTGATTGATGACAAAACCAAACTGGTCTTTGTGGAATCAATTGGTAACCCACTCGGTAATATTATTGACCTCGAAGCAATTTCCAAAATCGCACATGAATATGGCGTCCCAGTCATCGTCGACAATACTGTGGCAACCCCTGTACTGCAGAAATCTTTTGATTTCGGTGCCGACATTGTGGTGCACTCACTGACCAAATATATTGGCGGTCATGGTAATTCGATCGGTGGCATTATCGTGGATAGCGGTAAATTCCCGTGGGGTAAATATCCAGAACGTTTTAAAGCGCTGAATACGCCTGATCCAAGCTATCATGGCGTGAATTATGTCGAAGCACTCGGTGAAGCTGCTTATATCGCCCGTGCCCGTGTGGTGCCACTCCGTAATACCGGTGCTGCAATCAGCCCGCAAAACGTATTCTTGATTCTGCAAGGACTGGAAACCTTAAGTCTGCGTATGGAACGCCATACCTATAACGCGCTGAAAGTTGCAGAATATTTGCAACAACATCCAAAAGTTAAATGGGTCAATTATGCCGGTCTGAAAGATCACCCGCAGCATGCCTTGGCACAAAAATATGTGAAAGGCAAACCTTCTGCGATCCTGACTTTTGGTGTGGAAGGTGGCCGTGAAGGCGGTGCGCGTTTTATCGATGCCCTGCAATTGTTCACCCGTCTGGTCAATATTGGGGATGCCAAGAGTCTGGCCTGCCACCCGGCAACCACGACTCACCGTCAGCTCAATCCAGAAGAACTCAAGTCAGCTGGTGTCAGTGAAGACATGGTTCGTCTGTCGATCGGGATTGAACATATTGATGACCTGATTGCCGACCTTGAACAGTCGCTTGCAGCCGTCTAA
- a CDS encoding SDR family NAD(P)-dependent oxidoreductase encodes MKSKLQKHLKKRVQGKTILITGASSGIGLTAAHRLADAGAHVLLVARTKETLDQVKEEIEAKGGMASVFPCDLNNLEAIDEVAKQIMASVDHIDILINNAGRSIRRAVHESVDRFHDFERTMQLNYFGAVRLVMNILPHMMMRRQGHIINISSIGVLANATRFSAYVASKAALDAFSRCLSAEVNSHKIAITSIYMPLVRTPMIAPTKIYKYVPTLSPEEASDLIAHAIVKRPKKVATNLGRLASITYAIAPDINNKLMSIGFNLFPSSSASVGQPQKLNWVQKAYARIFPGEHW; translated from the coding sequence GTGAAATCCAAACTACAGAAACATTTGAAGAAACGAGTTCAAGGCAAAACCATCCTCATTACTGGCGCATCCAGTGGTATCGGTCTGACTGCAGCACATCGTCTGGCAGATGCAGGTGCACATGTTTTACTCGTGGCACGTACCAAAGAAACCCTTGATCAAGTCAAAGAAGAAATTGAAGCTAAAGGGGGGATGGCTTCGGTTTTTCCTTGTGATTTAAATAATCTTGAAGCAATTGATGAAGTCGCGAAGCAGATTATGGCCTCTGTCGACCACATTGATATCCTGATCAATAATGCTGGCCGTTCCATCCGCCGTGCCGTGCATGAATCAGTAGATCGCTTCCACGACTTTGAACGGACCATGCAGCTGAATTATTTCGGTGCTGTGCGTTTGGTGATGAATATCCTGCCACACATGATGATGCGTCGTCAGGGCCATATCATTAACATCAGCTCGATTGGTGTCTTGGCCAATGCTACCCGCTTCTCGGCGTATGTGGCATCAAAAGCTGCACTGGATGCTTTCAGTCGTTGTCTGTCTGCAGAAGTGAATTCGCACAAGATCGCGATTACTTCAATCTATATGCCACTGGTACGTACGCCAATGATTGCGCCAACCAAGATCTATAAATATGTGCCAACGCTGTCTCCTGAAGAAGCATCGGATCTGATTGCCCATGCGATTGTGAAACGTCCGAAGAAAGTGGCGACCAATCTGGGCCGTCTGGCATCGATCACCTATGCGATTGCCCCAGACATTAATAACAAGCTGATGTCGATTGGCTTTAATCTGTTCCCAAGTTCATCTGCTTCTGTCGGCCAGCCACAAAAACTGAATTGGGTGCAAAAAGCATATGCGCGTATCTTCCCGGGTGAGCACTGGTAA
- a CDS encoding tetratricopeptide repeat protein, with translation MLKTIINFLLSRDDTTATKIKSSSETHTYYLQALQFESLCHTLQQLQKKRFDVVRFEQQQTYQRNAVWNFLSAALRGHPEAQYRLGIYYLNGELGLEQNETQARQWLNQAAQQGHSKAEKLLNPPYRPLLI, from the coding sequence CTACTTTCACGAGATGATACAACTGCAACAAAAATAAAATCCTCTTCCGAGACACATACCTATTATTTGCAGGCCCTCCAGTTTGAATCTCTTTGTCATACACTACAACAATTACAGAAAAAACGTTTCGACGTCGTCCGTTTTGAACAGCAGCAGACCTATCAGCGTAATGCTGTGTGGAATTTTCTCAGTGCTGCATTGCGCGGTCACCCGGAAGCACAGTATCGACTTGGGATTTATTATCTAAATGGAGAGTTAGGCTTAGAACAAAATGAAACACAAGCTCGGCAGTGGCTGAATCAAGCAGCACAGCAAGGCCATAGTAAGGCTGAAAAACTTTTGAATCCTCCCTATCGACCCCTGCTGATTTAA
- a CDS encoding UvrD-helicase domain-containing protein, which yields MSATNKPSATYEQATAIDNARLGKSFKVIAYAGTGKTTTLQMISDAMPERRGMYLAFNKSIATEAQNKFHRGVDCRTFHSLAFRSVPRGVTDKLRLPRLSPSFIAKEYRLEPMTLRRMMGGRYEKYVMMPSRLASLVANAVSYFCSTSSQYPAPRHIQAPSWLHPDDVDALQKKLYPAVERRWLESIDPNHQAGIGHDIYLKLWALSEPNIPADYVLFDEAQDADPLMLGILLKQRSTQVIYVGDAHQQIYAWRGAVNAMQQLPLPESRLTTSFRFGPEIALNANAILGALNETVPLLGNPHLNSKVVNKPHTKMRDAILCRTNARAMELLLAGLVRGEKVSLQADHAKLNRFVDAAAMLKQGKRVVDVPELAWFNSWHDVHEYCETNEGSDIKPLVKLVDEHGTDPLKSALAKITPIGQAEYIISTAHKAKGLEWNRVHIEDDYQFKLNEKDHKISDEELRLLYVACTRAKVSLNIHHIYDLIQQLKITMPQSLRQAAG from the coding sequence GTGTCAGCGACTAATAAACCGAGCGCCACCTATGAGCAGGCCACTGCCATTGATAACGCACGTCTGGGCAAATCCTTTAAGGTCATTGCCTATGCCGGCACAGGTAAAACCACGACTTTACAGATGATCAGTGATGCCATGCCCGAGCGGCGTGGCATGTATCTGGCATTTAACAAGTCGATTGCCACTGAAGCACAAAATAAATTCCATCGCGGTGTGGATTGCCGAACGTTCCACTCGCTGGCCTTCCGCAGTGTTCCACGTGGAGTCACCGATAAGCTGCGCCTGCCACGTCTGAGTCCAAGTTTTATTGCCAAGGAATATCGCCTTGAGCCGATGACCTTGCGCCGTATGATGGGCGGTCGTTATGAAAAATATGTGATGATGCCGTCACGCCTAGCCAGTCTGGTCGCCAATGCAGTCAGCTATTTTTGCTCGACCAGTTCGCAGTACCCTGCCCCGCGACATATTCAGGCGCCGAGCTGGCTGCATCCAGATGATGTCGATGCCTTGCAGAAAAAGCTCTACCCAGCTGTTGAACGTCGCTGGCTGGAATCCATTGATCCGAATCATCAGGCCGGCATCGGACATGACATTTACCTGAAACTGTGGGCATTGTCTGAACCGAACATTCCAGCTGATTATGTCCTGTTTGATGAAGCCCAGGATGCCGATCCACTGATGCTGGGCATTTTACTGAAACAGCGCAGCACTCAAGTGATTTATGTCGGTGATGCACATCAGCAGATTTATGCCTGGCGTGGTGCGGTCAATGCCATGCAGCAATTGCCACTCCCGGAATCACGTCTGACCACTTCCTTCCGTTTTGGTCCTGAGATTGCCCTGAATGCCAATGCCATTTTGGGTGCACTGAATGAAACTGTGCCCTTGCTCGGCAACCCGCATTTAAATTCTAAAGTGGTCAATAAACCGCATACCAAAATGCGCGATGCGATTTTATGCCGGACCAATGCCCGGGCGATGGAGCTGCTGCTCGCGGGTCTGGTGCGTGGTGAAAAAGTCAGTCTGCAGGCCGATCATGCCAAGCTGAATCGTTTTGTCGATGCCGCGGCGATGCTAAAACAGGGCAAACGCGTAGTCGATGTACCGGAACTGGCTTGGTTTAATTCCTGGCATGATGTACATGAATACTGCGAAACCAATGAGGGCAGTGACATCAAGCCACTGGTCAAACTGGTGGATGAACATGGCACCGATCCGCTGAAAAGTGCCTTGGCCAAAATCACTCCGATTGGTCAGGCTGAATACATCATCTCCACAGCACACAAGGCCAAAGGCCTGGAATGGAATCGCGTGCATATCGAAGATGATTACCAGTTCAAACTGAATGAAAAGGATCACAAGATCAGTGATGAAGAGTTAAGGCTGCTTTACGTGGCCTGTACACGTGCTAAAGTAAGCTTAAATATTCACCACATTTATGACCTGATTCAACAGCTGAAAATCACAATGCCTCAATCTTTGAGACAAGCAGCCGGCTAG